In Macadamia integrifolia cultivar HAES 741 chromosome 5, SCU_Mint_v3, whole genome shotgun sequence, a single window of DNA contains:
- the LOC122078611 gene encoding uncharacterized protein LOC122078611, which translates to MAFQTAHISLTVAAFGVLAFIFGVIAENKKPAYGTPITGKGVVICKFPSDPTVALGTLSIVALFLSVCFGFFSVFYPYKGKSVPTEALFRNATMIVFFIVALVVSVLAEGMMMWATITEGLHIARNVHHNLDYQCPTAKTGLFGGSAFLALDASLFWLICQMLTLNARADYLEQEDPKGDYGQVLATEYDARAKP; encoded by the exons ATGGCTTTTCAGACTGCACATATTTCTCTTACTGTGGCAGCTTTTGGAGTTCTAGCCTTCATATTTGGAGTAATTGCCGAAAATAAAAAG CCGGCATATGGAACTCCAATTACTGGAAAGGGTGTTGTTATTTGCAAGTTTCCTTCAGATCCAACCGTTGCTTTGGGGACCTTATCTATTGTAGCTCTCTTTCTGTCagtttgttttggatttttctctGTATTTTACCCCTACAAAGGAAAATCTGTTCCAACTGAGGCTTTGTTCCGGAATGCTACCATGATTGTGTTCTTCATAGTTGCATT GGTTGTGTCCGTGCTTGCAGAGGGGATGATGATGTGGGCAACGATCACTGAAGGCCTTCACATTGCTCGCAATGTTCATCACAATCTCGATTATCAATGCCCCACAGCCAAGACAGGTCTTTTTGGTGGTTCTGCCTTTCTGGCCCTTGACGCTTCATTATTCTGGTTGATTTGCCAAATGTTGACACTCAATGCGAGAGCTGACTACCTAGAGCAAGAAGACCCCAAAGGTGATTACGGCCAGGTCCTTGCAACTGAATATGATGCAAGGGCCAAGCCCTAA
- the LOC122078996 gene encoding non-specific lipid transfer protein GPI-anchored 1-like, translating to MMKTMTLLLSFLLVFSVFQIQYTNSASVEQQCNAEVTKVSPCLDYATGKAASPTDQCCSAVSEIRTNNPVCLCYVIQQTHDGQAQIKQLGLQEAKLLQIPTACKLANTSFSDCPKLLSLSPNSPDAAIFTNSSSAATSNSTATASEDSKSNGFKHGTHVAGPTAINIVVAIFISVFPTGLSSLLLCGGA from the exons atgatgaagacgatGACTCTTCTCCTCAGCTTCCTTCTGGTCTTTTCAGTCTTTCAAATTCAATACACCAACTCAGCATCAGTGGAACAACAGTGCAACGCCGAGGTTACGAAGGTGTCTCCCTGCCTTGACTACGCCACAGGGAAGGCGGCGTCTCCCACCGACCAGTGTTGCAGCGCCGTGAGCGAAATCAGGACCAACAACCCTGTTTGCCTCTGTTACGTCATTCAACAAACACATGATGGTCAAGCCCAAATTAAGCAGCTTGGCCTTCAGGAAGCTAAGTTGCTTCAGATACCCACCGCTTGCAAGTTGGCTAATACTAGTTTCAGTGACTGTCCAA AGCTCTTAAGTCTATCACCCAACTCTCCAGATGCAGCAATCTTTACAAATTCTTCATCAGCAG CAACTTCCAATTCAACGGCTACAGCAAGTGAGGACTCCAAATCCAACGGATTTAAGCATGGAACCCATGTTGCAGGTCCTACTGCCATCAACATTGTTGTGGCTATCTTCATCTCTGTTTTCCCAACAGGTCTCTCCTCCCTGCTGCTATGTGGAGGAGCATGA
- the LOC122079323 gene encoding F-box only protein 6-like: MEELAMLRQLIGEFQELCELHGSSLPYNLHRHPHHRLHPTLHEQLIQQHQRLQLQRWCFLDFNNSTIDDGYYNLVMRGAKSSNFKMVENCKPPPTKKSRRERSSNEIMEEHIWKEFPEDLFEAVIARLPIAIFFQFRSVCRKWNSLLSSNSFSQHCAEVPQSHPWFYTITHENEYAHSGAVYDPSLKKWHHPPIPSLMANIIIFPVASVGGLVCFLDIGNMNFYVCNPLTQSFKKLPPRSVRVWSRVAVGMTLNGSSTDKGYKILWVGYNGEYEVYDSVKNTWTHPGSMPTNIKLPLSLNFQSQSISVDGTLYFMCAEPEGIVSYDMATGVWKQFTIPSPPHLADHAIAQCGGRIMLVGLLSKNAATCVCIWELQKMTLLWKEVDRMPNIWCLDFYGKHVRMACLGNKGLLMLSLRLGQKNRLVTYNILNREWKRVPGCMFPRGRKRWIASGTAFHPCPTAVA; encoded by the exons ATGGAGGAGCTGGCCATGCTGCGGCAGCTAATCGGAGAGTTTCAGGAGCTCTGTGAACTCCATGGTTCTTCACTTCCTTATAATCTTCATCGTCACCCCCACCATCGTCTCCATCCAACCCTACATGAACAACTAATTCAACAACATCAGCGACTACAACTGCAgag ATGGTGTTTCCTCGATTTCAATAACAGTACCATTGATGATGGTTATTACAATCTTGTAATGAGGGGAGCAAAGTCGAGCAATTTCAAGATGGTGGAAAATTGTAAGCCTCCACCCACCAAGAAGTCTAGAAGAGAGCGTAGTTCAAATGAGATAATGGAAGAGCATATCTGGAAGGAATTCCCTGAGGACCTTTTTGAAGCTGTAATTGCAAGACTCCCTATTGCTATATTCTTCCAGTTTCGTTCTGTTTGCCGGAAATGGAATTCCTTACTGTCTTCCAATAGTTTCTCTCAACATTGTGCTGAAGTTCCTCAAAGCCATCCCTGGTTCTACACCATAACTCATGAGAATGAATATGCCCACAGTGGAGCCGTGTATGACCCGTCCTTGAAGAAATGGCACCATCCACCCATTCCTTCATTGATGGCAAATATAATCATCTTCCCAGTTGCTTCGGTGGGTGGTCTAGTCTGTTTTCTTGATATTGGTAACATGAACTTTTATGTGTGCAACCCTTTGACTCAGTCATTCAAAAAATTGCCACCAAGGTCTGTCAGGGTCTGGTCTCGTGTGGCAGTGGGGATGACTCTTAATGGGTCATCAACTGACAAGGGGTACAAAATACTCTGGGTTGGATATAATGGCGAATACGAGGTCTATGATTCTGTCAAGAACACTTGGACCCATCCGGGAAGCATGCCCACAAACATCAAACTACCCCTTTCGCTAAACTTTCAGTCCCAATCCATCTCAGTTGATGGTACTCTATACTTTATGTGTGCTGAGCCGGAAGGGATTGTGTCCTATGATATGGCCACTGGGGTTTGGAAGCAGTTTACTATACCATCCCCACCACATCTGGCGGACCATGCTATTGCACAGTGTGGCGGCCGGATCATGCTTGTGGGGTTGCTGAGTAAAAATGCAGCAACATGTGTGTGTATATGggagttgcagaagatgacgcTCTTGTGGAAGGAGGTTGACAGAATGCCAAATATATGGTGCTTGGATTTTTATGGAAAGCACGTGAGGATGGCTTGCTTGGGTAACAAGGGTTTGCTCATGCTGTCATTAAGGTTGGGACAGAAGAATCGCTTGGTTACTTACAATATCTTGAACAGGGAGTGGAAGAGGGTTCCTGGGTGCATGTTCCCTCGTGGAAGGAAGCGATGGATTGCAAGTGGCACCGCGTTCCACCCTTGTCCAACAGCAGTGGCCTAA
- the LOC122079324 gene encoding protein transport protein Sec61 subunit gamma-like, which translates to MDSLDSVVDPLREFAKDSFRLVKRCHKPDRKEFSKVAFRTAVGFVVMGFVGFFVKLIFIPINNIIVGSG; encoded by the exons ATGGATTCATTAGATTCGGTGGTGGATCCCTTGAGAGAGTTCGCAAAGGATAGCTTTCGCTTGGTGAAGAGGTGCCACAAACCCGATCGCAAAG AGTTTTCGAAGGTCGCGTTCCGTACGGCCGTCGGTTTCGTCGTCATGGGATTCGTTGGCTTCTTTGTGAAACTCATCTTTATCCCGATCAACAATATCATCGTTGGATCTGGCTAG
- the LOC122079327 gene encoding zinc finger protein 511 — MDSNEQEQMAVVVAEEGHQSVSESVFPFPYWKPTRRRFCPDDSFFVSGSIERELLAKQVALDLNEDERYHHEDVEDGKDRDLFCPIVGCGARLNPLEDFEDHYNARHTASCSVCSRVYPTSRLLSIHVSEAHDSFFQAKVARGIPSYECLVEGCGVKLKSYKSRQQHLVDKHKFPTSFEFFKKAAHPSKKQRQKHQRKQTKVGDDDRKRDGNEKMEVEETMDGLVKAVSKLSTSSDSSPSSISFGRRHARGYTFIPRSVQRERKQ, encoded by the exons ATGGACTCCAATGAACAGGAGCAAATGGCGGTGGTGGTTGCAGAAGAGGGTCATCAATCAGTATCAGAATCAGTTTTTCCTTTCCCCTACTGGAAACCCACTCGTCGGAGGTTTTGTCCAGACGATTCATTCTTCGTATCAGGAAGTATAGAAAGAGAGCTTCTTGCCAAACAG GTTGCCTTAGATTTGAATGAAGATGAAAGGTATCATCATGAAGATGTGGAAGATGGAAAAGACCG GGATCTGTTTTGCCCTATTGTTGGTTGTGGTGCACGATTGAATCCTTTGGAAGATTTCGAAGATCACTACAATGCTCGGCATACTGCATCATGTTCAGTTTGCTCTAGAGTTTATCCAACATCGCGACTGCTTAGTATACATGTATCAGAAGCACATGATTCATTCTTCCAGGCGAAAGTTGCACGTGGCATTCCCTCG TATGAATGCTTGGTGGAAGGGTGTGGAGTGAAGCTAAAGAGCTACAAAAGTCGGCAACAGCACCTAGTGGACAAGCATAAATTCCCTACTTCGTTTGAGTTCTTCAAGAAGGCGGCTCACCCATCTAAGAAACAGCGTCAGAAGCATCAGCGTAAGCAAACAAAGGTAGGTGATGATGATAGAAAGAGAGATGGCAATGAGAAAATGGAAGTGGAAGAAACGATGGATGGTCTTGTGAAGGCAGTCTCAAAATTAAGCACATCCTCAgattcttctccttcctctattAGCTTTGGGCGTCGCCATGCTCGTGGTTACACTTTCATCCCTCGATCAGTTCAGCGAGAAAGAAAGCAATAA